The genomic window GATTGACAGTTTTCCTCGACACTCGGAAATATACAAATTAGATGCGATGCAAGCTTATGCCTTCTTTTCTGCAAGTAGTGAGTGATGCTGGGTACTAGCTTCACGCCAGCTTAAAGGTTACAGAAATCTACTCGTGACGCAAGTCACAACTAGAACCGCTACAGCCTCACAAGGGATTGGAGGCGTCTAGCACTAGATTAAGGGTTAATTTTCACAAAAGCTCCGGGAATTCAATCACCAGGTTGGTTTGCAAAATAAGAAATAATTTTCTCATGTGAATTTTATTTTACTTTTTGCTTTATGTTCGGGCAAGTTCAAATGTACAATCACACCTTGGCAATGAAAATTAATCCGAAAGAAACTCATAAAGGAACTATTTTAATTATTGATGATAGCCAATTCATATTAGAATTTATGTTTCATTTCTTAAGTATGTGTGGATTTAAAGTGTTAGTATCAACTAATGGTGAATCGGCAATTTATCAGGCGGAGTACGCTCAACCAGATTTAATAATTTTAGATGTAGTTATGCCAAAAATCAATGGCTTTGAAATATGTTCGCGCCTTAAAAAAAATGAAGCAACTAAAAATATTCCCGTGATTTTTATGACAGCGCTTTCCGAACCAAAAGATCAAGTGAAAGGTTTTCAGTTAGGGGCAGTAGACTATATTACAAAACCCATTCAACAAGAAGAATTACTAGCGAGGGTAACTACCCACCTAACGGTTCAAAATTTACAAAAACAACTGAGGGAACAAAATTGGCGACTCCAGCAGCAAATGGCACGAGAGCGATTGGTGACAACCATGCAAGAGCGGATTCGGCAATCTTTGAATTTAGAGGAAATTCTCAATACTACCGTAAAGGAAGTCCGGCAATTTTTGCAAACGGATAGAGTAATTATTTATCAATTTCAATCTGACAATATAGGGGTGGTAGCTGTAGAATCAGTGGGTGTGGGATGGAAATCAATCGCCAAACAAACAATTCTAGAGCCTTGCTTGAAAGAAAAAAGCCTAGAATTTTATAAAACTGGTAATACAAGAGCCATATCAGATATTTACCAACATGATTTACCTCAATGTCATATAGATTTACTCGCTGAATTTGAAGTGAGATCTAACTTAATAGTGCCAATTAGACAAGGTGAAAAATTGTGGGGATTGCTGATTGCTCATCACTGCTCGAAACCGCGTTATTGGCAGCAGGTAGAGATTGATTTATTAAAACAACTAGTAACTCAGGTAGGAATTGCTATTCAACAAGCACAACTTTATGAAGAGTTGAAAGAAGCTAATGAAAAACTGAACCGTCTGGCTAGTTTAGATAGTTTGACTCAGTTAGCGAATCGTCGTCGGTTTAATACTTACTTGAACGAGCAATGGGAATGCTTGGTACAAAAAAAATTACCTTTGTCTTTGATTTTATGCGATATCGATTTTTTTAAACTTTACAATGACACTTACGGTCATTTAGCAGGGGATTTCTGTTTGCAGCAAGTAGCGGAAGCGATCCAAAAGGCGGTCAATTGTCCGGCAGCTTTAGTGGCGCGTTATGGAGGAGAAGAGTTATCGGTTATTTTACCGAATGCAAAGACGGAAGATGCTTTTTTTATTGCCGAACAAATTCGAGAGGCTGTAAAAGTATTGAAAATTGCTCATGCCAGATCGCCGATCGATCGCTATCTTACCCTGAGTTTGGGAGTTGCTAGTATTGTTCCTTCCCCTGGATTTGTCCCCGAACAATTGATTGCTGTAGCGGATAGAGCGCTTTATAGAGCGAAGGAGGAAGGACGCGATCGCGTTTTAATCGGCGAAGAATATCCTTTGGTCGATCGAGCGGAAAATTTGCAAAATTATCGTTAAAAATGGCAAAATTTTCTCTTAACAATGTAGAATCCTTGGTTGGTGCAGGTTATTGGTTATCATTAGTAATGATTTTTATTTAGTAACCTGGAAAATTGAGGATGCTTAAGCGAAAAATCGGGCGGCTCGGCCAATTTGTCGGAATTACGATGTTGTCCTTGACTTTAGCTGCTCTCAGCAGCCAAATCGTAGAGGGTAGAAATAGAACGGTTTCTTTAGAGGAAACTCAATGTGTAGGTAGTGGCCCCGGTCGCTGGCGTGCGGATAGCATAGATGTAGCGATCGGCAGAGCGGTACATAAAAGCGTCATGAACCTCAGCCCTAGTAATGGTTCGGCTACGGTAACCTGTAGGATTAGATCGGAAAATTCCGAACCTCGATTTCAAACGCTTCAGTTGGAATTTGGTATGGAGGATAGGGATACGGCAAGTCCTCCTAATATCGTGAATATTTATTTAGACGGACAACAGGTGGCTACCCGCAGAATTGGGCCATCTCAAGCAGCGTCTTTCTTATTTAACGTCAGCAATATTAGCAATGTCTCGATCGAAACTACCTGTGCTAGCAAATTAGACTACTGTAGCCGAGTATATTTTTATAAAGCTTCTCTAGAGCGGATTCCCGATCGACCTCGCAGGTAGAGAGCGAAATAATCTGTGAAGTAAATTGTTAAATTGGTAATTCCAACGTTTATAAGCGTTTATATTGGTGGGATTATCAATAATTAATGATTGCTTCCTCTACTTAACGCCCATGAAACCTAAAATCACCAACATGGTTGCATGGCATCAGGCTGAACTACTGATGCAACCTGCGTTTCTTCGCATAATCGATAATATTCGCAAACAGTTAGAGCAATCTGTATGGAAGGGTACTTATCAGGAAGTGCAAGACCCCTATCCAGGCTATTTACTTTGTTTGCAGTATGGAGAACAGCAAATAAGTGTAAATTTGTGGGAATTATGCTATCAAATTTGTTTTGTTGATTATCAACCTACTCATAGCGAATTAGAAAACCAGGAAGTAGAGATCGATACTAATTTAATCGATGAAAGCGGAGATGTAGACTGGGAAAGTTTAGAAGGAAAAACTCAACAGATAATTAAAAGCGTGTTTGCGAATTTACCGGAAGTAAAGTAATTTTTTAGACCAGAGGTAAGCAAAAATGATTCAGGAATTGCAAGCTCGTCAGTTAGCATCGGGGGCAATGTTTGAAGATTCGATCGCGATTAGTTTTGGTAATGATGGGGCAGCTATATCGGCAGCAAAAGAAGGGGTAGCTTTGTACGATCGGTCTCACTGGGGTAGAATTTTAGTAACTGATAGCGATCGCCTGCGATTTTTACACAATCAAAGTACCAACGATTTCCAGAAATTGAAAACAGGGGAAGGGTGCGATACGGTTTTCGTTACTTCTACTGCGCGAACAATTGACTTAGCTACTGGCTACGTGATGGAAGATGGGGTAATGTTATTGGTCTCACCTAATCGCCGAGAAAAATTACTTAAATGGTTAGATCGATATATCTTTTTTGCCGATCGGGTGAAGTTGACAGATATTACCGATGATACCGCTACCTTTAGTACGATCGGGCCGAAAAGCGATGCTATTTTAGAAAAGTTAGGGATTGAAGAAATAATTGGCAAACCTCTCAATAGTCACCAGTTATTTTCAATTGAAAATATCGAAGTTCGGGTTGCCGTAGGTAGCGGTTTAGCAACTCCTGGATATACTTTTATCGTACCTGTCGATGGTGCAGTGCAAATCTGGAGTAAATTATTAGAAGCAGGGACGATGCCTTGCGGTGAAAACGCTTGGGAAAAATTAAGAATTTTAGAAGGTCGCCCCGTTCCCGATCGAGAATTAACAGAAGATTACAATCCTTTAGAAGTCGGTCTTTGGGATACCATTTCTTTTAACAAAGGCTGCTATATAGGTCAAGAAACCATTGCCAGATTAAATACTTACAAAGGTGTCAAACAACAACTTTGGGGGATTCGCTTACAAGGAATGGTTGAACTGGGCAGTCCGATTAATTTAG from Leptolyngbyaceae cyanobacterium includes these protein-coding regions:
- a CDS encoding diguanylate cyclase, with the protein product MYNHTLAMKINPKETHKGTILIIDDSQFILEFMFHFLSMCGFKVLVSTNGESAIYQAEYAQPDLIILDVVMPKINGFEICSRLKKNEATKNIPVIFMTALSEPKDQVKGFQLGAVDYITKPIQQEELLARVTTHLTVQNLQKQLREQNWRLQQQMARERLVTTMQERIRQSLNLEEILNTTVKEVRQFLQTDRVIIYQFQSDNIGVVAVESVGVGWKSIAKQTILEPCLKEKSLEFYKTGNTRAISDIYQHDLPQCHIDLLAEFEVRSNLIVPIRQGEKLWGLLIAHHCSKPRYWQQVEIDLLKQLVTQVGIAIQQAQLYEELKEANEKLNRLASLDSLTQLANRRRFNTYLNEQWECLVQKKLPLSLILCDIDFFKLYNDTYGHLAGDFCLQQVAEAIQKAVNCPAALVARYGGEELSVILPNAKTEDAFFIAEQIREAVKVLKIAHARSPIDRYLTLSLGVASIVPSPGFVPEQLIAVADRALYRAKEEGRDRVLIGEEYPLVDRAENLQNYR
- a CDS encoding folate-binding protein: MIQELQARQLASGAMFEDSIAISFGNDGAAISAAKEGVALYDRSHWGRILVTDSDRLRFLHNQSTNDFQKLKTGEGCDTVFVTSTARTIDLATGYVMEDGVMLLVSPNRREKLLKWLDRYIFFADRVKLTDITDDTATFSTIGPKSDAILEKLGIEEIIGKPLNSHQLFSIENIEVRVAVGSGLATPGYTFIVPVDGAVQIWSKLLEAGTMPCGENAWEKLRILEGRPVPDRELTEDYNPLEVGLWDTISFNKGCYIGQETIARLNTYKGVKQQLWGIRLQGMVELGSPINLEDEKVGILTSYTETEQGCFGLGYVRTKAGGKGLKVQVGETEGEVVEIPFVSHEYPVS